One window of Agrobacterium vitis genomic DNA carries:
- a CDS encoding IS5 family transposase yields the protein MRGQPGFWDLDDRYERLSAVGDPLEKLNSIIPWAIFEKPLAKALKRSDGSKGGRPPFPSVLMFKILVLQALYNLSDDQAEFVIQDRLSFMRFLGLSLSQKVPDAKTIWLFRESLVRAGAIDNLFARFDKHLSRSGYLAKGGQIVDATIIQAPKQHNSQDEKDAIKAGEIPEDWKDKPARLAQKDRDARWTVKYSKAKRPTETPTSTTTGQHDIAIPMFGYKNHAGIDRAHGFIRGWTVTSASAHDGAQLRNVVTKDNTASTVWADTAYRSKTNEEWLQDNGLKSDIHQKKPKGKPMPEAMSRANGRRSKVRSAIEHVFARQKDKMKLFVRTIGISRARVKIGMANITYNMLRYVWLTGKPRTA from the coding sequence ATGCGTGGGCAACCGGGCTTTTGGGATTTGGATGATCGTTACGAACGGCTGAGTGCCGTCGGCGATCCGCTGGAGAAGCTCAACAGCATCATTCCATGGGCGATATTTGAAAAACCTTTAGCGAAGGCGCTGAAGCGGTCCGACGGATCGAAGGGTGGACGTCCACCATTTCCGTCGGTTCTGATGTTTAAAATCCTGGTGCTGCAAGCGCTTTATAATCTCTCCGACGACCAAGCGGAGTTTGTTATCCAGGACCGGCTGTCGTTTATGCGTTTCCTTGGCCTTTCCCTTTCGCAGAAGGTGCCGGATGCCAAGACGATCTGGCTGTTCCGAGAGAGTTTGGTGCGTGCAGGTGCCATTGATAATCTGTTTGCCCGTTTCGACAAGCATCTCTCACGTTCCGGATATCTGGCCAAAGGCGGGCAGATCGTTGACGCCACGATCATCCAGGCTCCCAAGCAACATAACAGCCAGGACGAGAAAGACGCGATCAAGGCCGGCGAAATCCCTGAGGACTGGAAGGATAAACCCGCCAGGCTGGCCCAGAAGGACCGCGACGCGCGATGGACAGTGAAGTATTCCAAGGCGAAACGGCCAACGGAGACGCCGACGTCGACGACGACTGGCCAGCACGATATTGCCATTCCAATGTTTGGTTACAAAAACCATGCAGGCATCGACCGAGCCCATGGCTTTATCCGGGGATGGACGGTGACGAGTGCGAGCGCCCATGACGGAGCCCAGCTTCGAAACGTAGTGACCAAAGACAATACCGCGTCGACGGTCTGGGCCGATACGGCCTATCGCTCCAAGACCAACGAGGAATGGTTGCAGGACAATGGCCTAAAGTCCGACATCCATCAGAAGAAGCCAAAGGGCAAACCCATGCCGGAGGCGATGTCGCGCGCCAACGGCCGTCGTTCGAAGGTCCGCTCCGCCATCGAACATGTCTTTGCGCGGCAGAAGGACAAGATGAAGCTCTTCGTGCGCACCATCGGAATCAGCCGAGCGAGGGTGAAGATCGGCATGGCCAATATCACCTACAACATGCTTCGCTATGTCTGGCTGACTGGAAAACCACGGACCGCATAA